Within the Hermetia illucens chromosome 6, iHerIll2.2.curated.20191125, whole genome shotgun sequence genome, the region gctttacgacaacacttcgtaccagaagaactcgtgcgctgggtttaattgctctaccacgatctgaaaagtaaagttcgaagtatggagggtgtatcaaaaccgcttcgtgtctctgttggtgttcatcaaggaagtgccctctcaccactcctctttgttcttgttatggaccccGTCAcaggggatatccaacgtccagcgccctacacactgctttatgcagataatgttttcctagcatcagatagcaaaaatgatctcgagcaacttgtccaaaaatggaatgatcgcctcatgaaacaaggattcaaattgaatttaaacaaaactgaatttttaacgaccgatccccatgatacaggcacaatcactgtcagcggcagtgatctgcccagaactgagcgatttaaatacctcgctatacgctatcagccaatggagaacagcgttatgaaattgcttcacgcattaacgcaacctggatgaagtggcagtccacaactggtgttctttgtgatcgacgtatcaacgaacgtctcaaatctaaagtttacggcaatgttgtccgtcctgtcgctctctatggttctgagtgttggccaactataaaaggcaatgaacggcgtcttgcggtaatggagacgaagatgttacgttggactagtggcgtcacacgttttgatcacatccaaaatgaggatatccgcgatcgttatggggttgcaccgatagtggaaaagttgcgagagaggcgtcttcgatggtatggtcacgcgattcgtgcaaacgagaattcacttgccaagattggcctgaacatcgaagtcgaaggtaaacaaccaaaaaacaacggtggcttgatacgctggatggagatttaaaagcctcgagattgcacccagatcaggcattcgatagagccaaatggcgatcacgacgagccgaccccgcttgtgaacgggacaaaggctgaagaaaaagaagatctatGCTAAAGTAAATATTACTGCGTGCTGAAGTGGACTTTGATAACTCTGGCAATAGCAGCAATAAAAGACTGAAGGCGAAATTACTCCTCAATTGtgccggtccggcatcaagtggatggctgATCCAGGACCTCTTAATTCCAAAAATAAGCAACTGAAACAAAAGGGTACATATAGGTATTATTGGTGTCGTGAGTACGACATCTTGGGCAGCTCTAAATGAATAACTCACCACAATGACTAATTGAGTTAAATCTATGGGGCAGGTAAGGGCAAATTGAGAAAAATCAAGAGAATAAATAGCAAGATGGCTTATCAGAAGAGGATTCAATCTCTTCCATGCAATGGCCGGAGCTACCAAttggaatgtcagtatcattggttaatgctgctatcaaaagctgATATGGTCCACTGTGTCCATAGAGATATGTATAAACCAGATTCCGGTAGACCAGACAACCTGACTATGTCGCAGTCAGGCGAATTTCGGCTTCCTACTTATGCATGTTTGAGATGGTAACCTAATCACCATGCAGAGTAGGATTTGGGTTGAAACAATTCATGTCAGCAGCatccttctcattttttgggtgTTTCCCGTCGGCATCTTTGTCATTGTACTAGTGGTGATTGACTTTTTCCTTCCTAGGATTAACTCAATTCGCCTAGCCGACCTAAGCTATTTGGAAGGTACTCAATCGTAGAAGGGTTTTTGTTGCGTCAATTACGGCAAAAAGTGAAGAGGTTGAACAGGTTGCAGCTAAGGGGCTTTCTGTTGGTGGTCGAGTTGGTTAATCTGATATTTTGTATCTGAtattacaattgaaccagaatCCGAATGGCACAATATAGCCGAAACCAATGACAATTGTTACGAGAAGCAAAGTGGTATAATAGCCGAAAAGACCGAGATTGACTTATAGCCCTTGACAAGAAATGAGTTTAGTTACATAAATGGAAAGGTGAAAGGTGCTTGAATACCATGCCATGTTCCAGTTCTCCTTGTTGTGTAGTAGTGGAGAATGAGTAAATTGAACTTAATAACTagataaacaaaaaagaaaatttttcagtTAAACATTTTATTACAAAAGAATCAACAATAATCAACCGCGTTGACATAGCGTTTCAACAATCAAATTACAATAAAGTCAAATCATTTTTAATAATGATCGCCACCATGTCCACCAGCAGCATTAGCTGCATTTTGTTTGGCCTTCAGTGCCAATTCAGTTGCTTTCTGGGCTGCTGCCTTAGTCTTCTGGAAATCCTCTCTAACGGCTTGCAATTTGTGTTCAAGCTCTTCCAACCTTTGCTTAGCACGAGCAACCATCTTGCTTTGTGATGCAAGTTCCTGGGCAGCATGATCAGCGGCTGCTGCAGCTTGGTGTGCCAGTTGCTTGGCATTTTCCAACACCTTTTCAAGAATGGCAACATGCTTTGCAGCCTGAGCAGCTGTTTTAGCTGCTGCAGCAGCGGCGTGTTTAGCACTCTGTAATTGAGCCAATTCAGCTTCCAGATCCTTATGGGCTTGAGCAGCAAGTTTTTCCAAAAGTTGAAGAAGGGTGTGTTTGCCAGCAAGGGCGGCTTGAGCGGTGGCAGCAGCTTGGATAGCCTTCTGGGCTAATGTAGCTTTGGCAAGAAATGAGGCTTTTTGAGCAGCAGCATGTTGGTTGGCTACCGCACTGTGAGCATCATTTGCTGAACCAAAGGCAATGCTGCTAAGTCCACCATGACCACCTCCATGTCCACCGCCATAGCCGCCTCCATAACCGCCACCATAACCACCGCCATAACCTCCACCGCCGTAACCACCACCATATCCGCCACCGTAGCCACCCCCGTATCCACCGTATCCGCTACCTCCGTATCCACTGCCATAGCCATCGTCACCGCTGAGAATTCCACAGTTTGCAACTCCTGAAATGGAATTTTATAGAGGGTtaagtttttattgaaaatacacTGAAGTCCTAAGCCTCCATATAGTGAAAATGCTGATCAATTCCAAATTAATTCCttttaaaattctattttcgGATAGATGTATGATATAACTAGATTGGATTTTTCGGCCTTAATATGAAAGATATTCGGCGTGCAGTATCTTAAACTTTACAATATCAATAAACCAATGTTCTCACCAATGATGGTAGCGGCGACAAATGTAATAAAGAATTTCATGTTGATTAGTTGAACAAACTAAAACAAACGAAAGAGTTGGTTGGAATGATTACTGTCTCCCATTGTCGctaatttatattaaaatatttcaccCCAAAATTTCACTCACTACACATTCCGCTCTTTACAATGTCGTAATCTTTTAAAAATTCGCCGGTGATTTTCAAGAGCTCTTCAAAGTtttgtaaaattatttttgacaAATAAAATCTAAAACTGTGCAAATCGAAACTATGTACATGAGTAGGTTAGGGAGTTTGAGATAAAAATGAGATTTCGTTGCACAATAAACTGGTGGAAAAGTCGGAAAGAGAATAGCTGGTACCTCTTCAGATAGCACTTGGTAGCGCCTAGAAAAATCTaagttatttaattattttcacaTTAATTCAAGTTTACTGTATCTCTCGGTGAATAGGTGCAAAAGCAAAGAGAGACCATGAGAACTATATCCGAAATGGAGCTTGTTCTATATTTCTGAAAGCCtgcatttgtatcttttttcgaTTTTAAAGGTTCTCGCTTGTGATACTGATGTACATAGTATTGTCAGTGTTAAATGAccaaaagaaaaattggaaaacttaTTTGAAGTAAGGAAATTCAGGAAAAGTTTAAACTAGGATCCTTCCCTCCCACCTTAGTTTCATTTGAAAACATTTAAAATCTTTCTTTAACTAATATCTAACTTAGCTTCCTAAAGTTCTCATCCAATTAAATGGAACACTATTCACTCCCCCCCGGAacccaccttgtcgtggtggaggaGCTCGCGGCAGTTTACTACATCCACtcgcgactctgagaaatcaggtcgtggccgaggcatagattttggaggcctcacctaattcatgttcccccacggagaaatctgtggaaggcaggctctccacttcagtggaaaacctacacccgcggagtcagccaaaaaggatagtgcagcaatgaggaactggaaatctgactatggCGGCCTGTCAgcgacactgttgcctaactcttctaaaatacggcggaggaaggctcgacagaagaaaactttagccgcaaGGGAGAacggactacaggcttgcctgtcagaaccttctcccccgcctgtacccggaaaaacgaaagaaagggaagctggtaatgtggacgcaagtagtctaacgccggtatgtgaaaccagatccatgcagcccggactcccgGAACCTGTGAGGACTTCTAGCCGATGACAATGGACGGCCctgcaaaagaaggcgaagtttcttgggaatgaggacatggacggtGCTACactaccaagtgtggcgatatccggagaaatcggacgcaagaaagcggaactttcggcggaaggtgaggacacgCTGGTGATCCCGGAGAAATCCACACTGaaagcagcagacttttcagttagaggCGGTTTTCaaattagactgcacttatggctacaaacataagagttagtcaactCAACCTGCAGCACGCCAAAGCTTCTTACTAGTGGCAAGGCTGACAAAATTGCAggattgtccttatatatttttcgttcaagagccatgggtttattttaacagaatcagtggtattggatcagtcaaggggactaggatcttcatcgatgaaagatcctcgagaccgagggcctgtgtTCTGATGTCAGAATTGTTGGAGACAATTctcttcccaggaccttgttgcggctaacttacaataccaagttaatggtaagaagaggaacgtcatagttgcctctgcttacttaccctatgattctttgtgcccaccgctgacgcaagaactaagggatctgatattgtatgcagaatcaaatggccttgaacttttaacagGTTGAGATGCGAACGCGCaggatatttgttggggcagtagcaaatgcaacccTACAGGAGAGAAGCAGTTTgagtttatcacttcagctggtctgatgaccgcgaacgtaggtgAGACCCTGTTGTTGATTTGattagtagaagatatgatggtATTTTGAAACGgacagaaaactgggacgaaccaaaaGAAtatgtgtcaggatatactgacgtcttttaaaccaatggctcaaaaacaaaaaatcgttCCGGAGCAGGagtcttgaataaaaacgagaagtgggattttcctttgggacaatatacaacggtctttcaggctgaagtgtatgcgatcctaagggcggcaacctggatgattgacgagcggttgaagtgcaggcgcatcgtaatctgtagcgataatcaaagtgcattgaggacgttgagaagtattttgatcacttcaaaaatcgttcaggaatgtagaaaccgattgaattcggTTTCtaaattcccaccaaacttttcctgtcagaatcaaacaaacatactgcaaagtttatcctgtcgaaaagtaggaagacTTGTATAATTATTGtatgccataattcactagctgggcatgtgCTCAGAATAGGAGTTATCCAAGATGATGCgtctccatcctgtaatgaggaagcgcaatccacggaacattttctatgcgagtgccccgcctatggacgcatcagacattaaatttttggtgttgatgtactccaactgcagcaggtcgcatcacatccactaacggaaatcctacgatacataaacgaatccggggtattccgttagacgggggaattgaGTACagtggaccactaaggtctgaattgctttgcctctcccccatctctaacacacacacacaagccgataccatcagcgtagtcgaggtgattGACGAAAGATGGGATCGCCCTTTAAACCCTTCAGCGGTCTAAGGGAAGCTTAAGCAGCATGGACAACAAGAAGGAATAGAATCGGCGACAAGGAACACCTCTGGCGGATTCCGCTTCTATTTTGTCTCTGCATGGAAAACTAATCCGTTTCCGCATATTATCGCGAATTCAGCTATTCGACTTCGTAAATGAGAAGCATACCTGAGGAGAGGTCACCCCCGCCGAGCAGCCACAGTAGCGACCATAAAATGATTGcttatttcgagaaaaatgacgCCCTTGTTGCTGCATATTGTAAAAGTTGCTTGGAACCGAAAGAAGCATTATGCAcactatattggccccctgacgttcatcaaggctgagaggtggcggcgttcaatcagcgcgtggtgaatttggttgaaagtggtcccgtttggagaggtccacatatgtttgtggactgctttccgcgcaaaccaggtacttccaacaaacatttcttgcgatactgctaactgaataacccacagtccgttatcactgAAATTCTTATGTGAGCTATGGGAAgcgacgtatcgcttgaatacgggttccgtacCTACTCAACTGTttaaatcctcaagtatgattctgatatcatatttgggacaggcttgggGGATCCGCTCAATGCCACATAGAAGCTACCCCTTTTCCTCTCGCagacgcaaagtgcatagcctttcaaagccaataacagcaggtttcattttttggctgactaagaaacctactccgagcacatggtttactggatggccgctataatatatgctgCAGTGGTTCTTCTACAGGAAGCCAGCGCATCTCATAAAAGATGAGAAagtgcgcaaatcattattctgttgtcgttgtcgggttcacggttttaaattccatcttgtccgaggctccttctgttgCTTCGTGACGTCAATTTTTTGGGTAGCGTTGTCAAccttacccaaccccaaccACGTGAGACGTgaggccttcatccttctcgctCTGCAATTCTTCATtaagtgggtaccaatctacttTTCGccgtgggacctatactacacttTTATCCAGGTCCTTGATACTACCCTATTAATGGACAATTTAACTTTCAGGGCAAAGAAGTAGAGATTCTCTGATTATTTTCGGTTCACAGATAGATAATTTTTAAACTGAGTTTTTCACGGTGGAAGTTGCCTACCATTTCAGAGATCCCAGAAGATTCGACAAGAAGGACGTTAGTTAGGTTGAGTAACATGCACAAGGTAGGCAAACTAGAGCCAAAAGTTAGGACTCTAAAAGTAGGGAGGGAGCGGTTCTGGCAGGATTATTGTCACAAGTGTCAGCGATTCTGGGATATTCAATAAAATTAGTCAAGGAACATAAAAGCATATCCTATCTTAATAAATCGGAGGGTTCCTAAGCGGAATTTTCGGGCAAGGTTCCGGGCTGGACCCGCTTGCGAAGAAGACTTTAAGTCGTATCTCCGCTTGGAAATTATGCAAATGTTTGAGAATCAGCAATCACCGAGGATATAATTAACAGGGCAGATATCGGCTGacacagaatagatccctgcagGACGACAGAGGAAAGGGAGAAGAAGCGGGATGTGCAGCCGTTAAAAGAGACGCGACAGGAtcgattggaaaggtaagaggcaagctttTTAACAATTGGTATGATATCGCTTCGAGACAAGAGTTTGAATAGAACTATCCTGCGATCTGCAGTTTCGAAGGCTCAAGCAGAATCAGTGCAAATGGTACAcatttctt harbors:
- the LOC119659910 gene encoding glycine, alanine and asparagine-rich protein-like; translated protein: MKFFITFVAATIIGVANCGILSGDDGYGSGYGGSGYGGYGGGYGGGYGGGYGGGGYGGGYGGGYGGGYGGGHGGGHGGLSSIAFGSANDAHSAVANQHAAAQKASFLAKATLAQKAIQAAATAQAALAGKHTLLQLLEKLAAQAHKDLEAELAQLQSAKHAAAAAAKTAAQAAKHVAILEKVLENAKQLAHQAAAAADHAAQELASQSKMVARAKQRLEELEHKLQAVREDFQKTKAAAQKATELALKAKQNAANAAGGHGGDHY